One window of the Halobacillus litoralis genome contains the following:
- a CDS encoding CaiB/BaiF CoA transferase family protein → MTVALKGIRVLDLTRVLAGPYCSMILGDLGAEVIKVEAPGGSDETRNWGPPFQEKVSAYYLCANRNKKSLTVNLKSEAGKEIIKKLIRQSDVVLHNFKTGTMERLGLAYPELKKINPGIVYCSITGFGETGPYRHLPGYDFIIQAMSGLMSITGDEKSGPQKSGIAITDVLTGLYACIGVQAALLERSFSGTGQKIDLSLYDSAVSSLINIGSNYLMTGKVPERLGNHHANIVPYQTFHTKDGEMVIAVGNDKQFASLCEIIGQPELAHEPRFQSNSGRVANRKELSSLLQEAFTKETTAMWKKKCQKRSIPFGPIQHLDELRSDEQLQARDMFVTAHHPKAGEIGMIGSPLKLSRTPVQMKTHPPEPSEHTDEILLALGYSRTEIDRLRKANTI, encoded by the coding sequence TTGACGGTCGCATTAAAAGGAATCCGTGTGCTAGATTTGACCCGTGTACTTGCCGGTCCTTATTGTTCGATGATCTTGGGGGATCTTGGTGCTGAAGTAATTAAAGTGGAAGCTCCTGGCGGAAGTGACGAAACGAGGAACTGGGGGCCACCATTTCAAGAAAAAGTGAGCGCCTATTACTTGTGCGCTAACCGCAATAAAAAAAGCCTTACCGTGAATTTGAAATCCGAAGCAGGCAAAGAAATCATTAAAAAACTAATCAGACAGAGTGATGTTGTCCTTCACAACTTTAAAACCGGCACTATGGAACGACTCGGATTAGCTTATCCTGAACTGAAAAAGATCAATCCCGGTATCGTCTATTGTTCCATTACCGGCTTTGGTGAGACAGGCCCTTACCGCCACCTTCCGGGTTATGACTTCATCATCCAGGCAATGAGCGGTTTGATGAGCATAACCGGTGATGAAAAATCAGGTCCGCAGAAATCAGGAATCGCGATTACGGACGTGTTAACTGGATTATATGCCTGCATAGGAGTTCAAGCGGCATTGCTTGAGAGATCCTTTTCCGGAACCGGACAGAAAATCGATTTGTCTCTGTATGACTCAGCTGTGAGTTCACTGATCAATATCGGCAGCAATTATTTGATGACAGGTAAAGTGCCAGAACGTCTCGGAAACCATCACGCCAACATCGTTCCCTATCAAACATTCCACACAAAAGATGGCGAGATGGTCATCGCAGTCGGCAATGACAAACAGTTTGCTTCTCTGTGTGAGATCATAGGCCAGCCTGAGTTAGCCCATGAGCCCCGATTTCAATCAAATTCAGGACGAGTGGCGAACCGCAAGGAACTTTCTTCTCTTTTGCAAGAAGCTTTCACTAAAGAGACAACGGCGATGTGGAAGAAGAAATGCCAGAAGAGGAGCATACCCTTCGGACCGATTCAGCATTTAGATGAATTAAGATCGGACGAACAGTTACAGGCACGAGACATGTTTGTCACTGCCCACCATCCGAAAGCAGGCGAAATAGGCATGATCGGGAGCCCGTTAAAATTATCCCGAACCCCAGTACAAATGAA
- a CDS encoding aminotransferase class I/II-fold pyridoxal phosphate-dependent enzyme, whose product MSKGSKQVSSLPAYLFSIFHKKKVALEAQGVDVIDLGIGAPDLPTPSFIIDRLAKEARDPENHRYSPYGGCREFKLAVVDFYQKHYRVELDADSEVLALIGSKEGIAHLISAVIDPGDGVLTPDPGYPVYQSAIHLAHGTGVKFPLDEANGYTPRLEKISERDIRRSKLMLLNYPNNPTGATVDLDTFEKAVLFSKTHHLSLVHDAAYDLVTFRDYQAPSLLQVQGAKDVAVEFGSLSKSFNMTGWRIGYVVGNRDLIKALSIVKSNMDTSQFLPIQKAAATALNSDFVAVKENNRVYEDRLDMMMKALQEMNIEADKPRGTFFIWAKVPGGHTSQAFAEKMLSEAGVIITPGNAFGSKGEGYFRISLSVPKERLHEAVSRMKKVMKGGTM is encoded by the coding sequence ATGTCTAAAGGTTCGAAGCAGGTCAGTAGTTTACCCGCCTATCTGTTTTCGATTTTTCATAAAAAGAAAGTTGCATTAGAAGCGCAAGGAGTAGATGTCATAGATTTAGGAATCGGTGCCCCGGACTTGCCAACACCATCTTTCATCATCGATCGGTTGGCAAAGGAAGCTAGGGATCCTGAAAATCATAGATATTCGCCATATGGAGGTTGCCGGGAATTCAAACTGGCTGTCGTTGATTTTTATCAAAAGCATTATCGAGTGGAGTTGGATGCAGATTCCGAGGTTCTCGCTCTGATTGGATCTAAAGAGGGGATCGCCCATTTGATCAGTGCTGTTATAGACCCTGGTGATGGTGTTCTCACTCCGGACCCGGGATATCCTGTCTATCAATCAGCAATCCATCTCGCTCATGGTACAGGCGTGAAGTTTCCTTTAGATGAGGCGAATGGGTACACCCCTCGGTTAGAAAAGATTTCGGAAAGAGACATAAGACGATCGAAACTGATGTTATTGAATTACCCGAACAATCCGACAGGGGCCACTGTAGATCTGGATACCTTTGAAAAGGCGGTCTTATTTTCGAAGACTCACCACCTTTCTCTTGTCCACGACGCCGCCTACGACCTTGTGACATTCAGAGATTATCAAGCTCCGAGTCTATTGCAAGTACAGGGAGCGAAAGATGTGGCCGTCGAGTTCGGGTCTTTATCCAAAAGTTTCAACATGACCGGCTGGCGCATTGGATATGTTGTCGGTAATAGAGACTTGATCAAAGCGTTATCGATTGTGAAAAGCAATATGGACACAAGTCAGTTTCTACCAATTCAAAAAGCAGCTGCAACAGCTTTGAACAGCGATTTCGTGGCTGTGAAAGAAAACAACCGTGTCTACGAAGATCGGTTGGATATGATGATGAAGGCTCTACAGGAAATGAATATTGAAGCGGACAAGCCGCGAGGTACATTCTTCATCTGGGCGAAGGTCCCGGGTGGCCATACATCACAAGCATTCGCTGAAAAGATGCTTAGCGAAGCTGGTGTGATCATCACTCCCGGCAATGCATTTGGATCGAAGGGAGAAGGGTATTTCAGAATCAGTTTATCTGTACCGAAAGAGCGATTACATGAAGCAGTGAGTCGTATGAAAAAAGTGATGAAGGGAGGGACAATGTAA
- a CDS encoding thiamine pyrophosphate-dependent enzyme, producing MEGKMMTSAQAIVECIRREGIPNVFCVPGESYLPVMDAISDEPTIELISARHEGGAAFMAEGYAKASGKTGVVMGTRGVGASNLTIGVHTAYQDSTPLVVLLGQVHSSFSGREGFQEVDLEAFFRPIAKWVAEIREPPRVPEILQRAFRIAQTGRPGPVVLSLPEDLLKKQAPMTFGPAFTKPAPRPNLRELEGLEKFLQHSDRPLIIAGGGVKGAGAEEALQVFAEKFEIPVMCAFRRHDVFPNDDARYVGHLGLGVHPNIIETVREADTILAIGTRLSEVTTQDYTLLQANQNLIHIDVDYGTLGKVYAPNIGIIADANETLRSMMDFEMPLRWKEWGATRRRAYEATLQVPGKATVNGRIISMMQKHLPSDTVFTNDAGNFAGWLHSFFQFRQKHTYVGPTSGAMGYGMPAALGVKLAHPDKTVVSLSGDGGFMMTMQEFETAVRYQIPVISIVFNNRMYGTIRMHQEIHYPYKKIGTDLGEVPFSKLAEDLGAAGFHVKTPEQFEEALTAALKEKKPVLIEVESERDQISVSSTIQQMRQRTK from the coding sequence ATGGAAGGAAAAATGATGACAAGTGCACAGGCGATTGTGGAGTGCATAAGGCGGGAGGGGATTCCGAACGTATTCTGTGTGCCGGGCGAAAGCTATTTGCCGGTGATGGATGCAATTTCAGATGAACCGACAATCGAATTGATCTCTGCTCGTCATGAAGGCGGTGCAGCATTTATGGCTGAGGGGTATGCAAAAGCGAGTGGAAAAACTGGGGTAGTCATGGGCACACGAGGCGTAGGAGCATCGAATTTAACGATTGGTGTACACACAGCTTATCAAGATTCCACCCCTCTCGTTGTTTTGCTGGGACAAGTCCATTCGAGCTTCAGTGGACGCGAAGGATTCCAAGAGGTGGACCTTGAAGCATTTTTCCGTCCGATTGCTAAATGGGTAGCTGAGATTCGCGAGCCACCGCGCGTCCCGGAAATCCTCCAACGGGCATTCCGTATTGCGCAAACTGGACGTCCGGGCCCTGTGGTCCTTTCCTTACCAGAGGATTTATTGAAAAAACAAGCCCCTATGACGTTCGGACCTGCCTTCACCAAGCCAGCTCCCCGGCCTAATCTCAGGGAATTGGAAGGTTTGGAAAAGTTTCTTCAACATTCGGACCGGCCCTTAATCATTGCCGGTGGAGGTGTGAAGGGGGCAGGTGCGGAAGAAGCGCTTCAAGTTTTTGCGGAGAAATTCGAAATCCCGGTAATGTGCGCGTTCCGCCGTCACGATGTGTTTCCTAATGATGATGCACGTTATGTCGGCCATCTAGGCCTCGGAGTGCATCCGAACATTATAGAAACAGTAAGAGAAGCAGATACAATTCTTGCGATTGGAACACGCCTGTCCGAAGTGACCACACAGGACTACACCCTTTTGCAAGCCAATCAGAATTTGATTCATATCGATGTCGATTACGGAACACTCGGGAAAGTGTATGCCCCGAATATCGGAATCATCGCTGATGCAAATGAAACTCTGCGGTCCATGATGGATTTTGAGATGCCTTTGAGATGGAAAGAGTGGGGAGCAACTCGAAGACGAGCGTATGAAGCAACTCTTCAAGTTCCTGGGAAAGCGACGGTGAACGGAAGGATCATAAGTATGATGCAGAAGCACTTGCCCTCAGATACGGTCTTCACGAATGATGCCGGGAATTTTGCAGGGTGGCTTCATTCATTTTTTCAATTCAGACAAAAGCATACCTATGTCGGTCCAACATCCGGTGCCATGGGCTACGGTATGCCGGCAGCATTGGGTGTGAAACTGGCTCACCCTGATAAAACGGTAGTTTCATTGTCTGGTGACGGTGGTTTCATGATGACTATGCAAGAATTCGAAACGGCGGTCCGTTATCAAATCCCGGTCATCAGCATCGTTTTTAACAACCGGATGTATGGAACGATCCGTATGCATCAGGAAATCCATTATCCTTACAAAAAGATCGGAACGGACTTAGGAGAGGTTCCTTTTTCCAAATTAGCTGAAGATTTAGGGGCGGCTGGTTTTCATGTGAAGACCCCCGAGCAATTTGAAGAAGCACTTACTGCTGCTCTAAAAGAAAAAAAACCTGTCTTGATCGAAGTGGAAAGTGAAAGGGATCAGATATCCGTCTCTTCCACGATTCAACAAATGAGACAACGTACCAAATGA
- a CDS encoding aldehyde dehydrogenase family protein produces the protein MSLIQEKALRNFINGEWVEPTTGKTTAVVNPATSETIVQVPLSGSEDVVEATEAAKVAQKSWALVPAPQRAEVLYSVGMIMKERKEKLSQLLTMENGKVIEEARGEVQEGIDMAFYMAGEGRRLFGQTTPSELKDKFAMSVRAPVGVVGIITPWNFPIAIATWKSFPAIVAGNAVVWKPATETPIMAYELAKIFEEAGLPRGVINVVFGSGSTVGEAMIDQDDIRVISFTGSNEVGRRIAGKCGQRLKKVSLEMGGKNAVIVMDDADLSLAVEGILWSAYGTSGQRCTACSRVMVHESVKDELEERLQKEIAKLSIGNGLDESIKVGPIINRAGLEKVKSYMSVGKDEGARLLTGGYVMENGEHKKGNYFAPTLFTDVKPDMRIAQEEIFGPVVSLIPVKSFEEAIEINNSVEFGLSSSIFTRDVNKVFAAQRDLDTGIVYVNAGTTGAEIHLPFGGTKGTGNGHRDSGVAALDVFTEWKAVYVDFSGKLQRAQIDVE, from the coding sequence GTGAGTTTAATTCAGGAAAAAGCACTGCGGAATTTCATAAATGGGGAATGGGTGGAGCCAACGACAGGGAAGACGACAGCGGTCGTCAATCCAGCCACCTCTGAGACGATTGTACAGGTACCTTTATCAGGCAGTGAAGACGTGGTGGAAGCGACAGAAGCAGCAAAAGTGGCGCAAAAAAGCTGGGCGCTTGTACCAGCTCCGCAGCGGGCGGAAGTGCTTTATAGTGTCGGGATGATCATGAAGGAAAGAAAAGAAAAGCTTTCCCAGCTGCTGACAATGGAAAATGGGAAAGTGATCGAAGAAGCGCGCGGAGAGGTGCAAGAAGGTATTGATATGGCTTTTTACATGGCTGGAGAAGGAAGGCGGCTTTTCGGTCAGACGACACCTTCAGAGCTGAAAGATAAATTCGCGATGAGCGTCCGCGCCCCCGTTGGAGTTGTCGGGATTATCACGCCCTGGAATTTTCCGATCGCCATCGCAACGTGGAAGTCATTTCCTGCAATCGTAGCCGGCAATGCGGTGGTATGGAAACCGGCGACAGAAACTCCGATCATGGCGTATGAACTAGCGAAAATATTTGAAGAAGCAGGTCTCCCACGAGGGGTCATCAATGTAGTGTTCGGATCTGGTTCGACGGTCGGTGAAGCGATGATCGATCAAGATGACATCCGTGTCATTTCATTTACAGGTTCCAATGAAGTTGGCCGTAGGATCGCGGGTAAGTGTGGCCAAAGGTTGAAAAAAGTTTCGCTTGAGATGGGCGGAAAGAATGCCGTAATCGTGATGGACGATGCGGATCTTTCCTTAGCCGTCGAAGGGATCTTATGGAGTGCATATGGAACGAGCGGTCAACGCTGTACGGCATGCAGCCGTGTAATGGTCCATGAAAGTGTCAAAGATGAACTCGAAGAACGCCTGCAAAAAGAAATCGCAAAGCTGTCGATCGGAAATGGATTGGATGAGTCAATCAAAGTCGGCCCGATTATTAATCGAGCTGGTTTAGAGAAAGTCAAAAGCTATATGAGCGTTGGAAAAGACGAAGGAGCAAGACTTTTGACCGGTGGATACGTTATGGAAAACGGAGAGCACAAGAAGGGGAATTACTTTGCCCCGACGTTGTTCACAGATGTGAAACCGGATATGCGAATTGCACAAGAAGAAATCTTCGGCCCTGTGGTGTCCCTCATCCCTGTGAAAAGTTTTGAGGAAGCCATCGAGATTAACAACAGTGTTGAATTCGGCTTGTCGAGTTCCATTTTCACTAGAGATGTAAACAAAGTTTTCGCTGCCCAGCGTGATTTGGACACCGGGATCGTCTATGTGAATGCAGGTACGACGGGTGCAGAAATCCACTTGCCATTCGGTGGTACAAAAGGGACAGGGAACGGCCATCGTGATTCGGGTGTCGCTGCTCTTGACGTATTCACCGAATGGAAAGCCGTGTATGTTGATTTCAGTGGCAAACTGCAACGTGCTCAAATAGATGTGGAGTAG
- a CDS encoding saccharopine dehydrogenase family protein: MKVAVLGSGLMGKEAARDLVQSGGVEKVGLADIDVKRAAEVCDSLGSSKIEAFKIDAGNTEELANFLKNYDVIINALFYSFNEIVARTAIEVGVHSVDLGGHIGHITDKVLELDDKAKNSGVTVIPDLGVAPGMINILAGFGASKLDQLESIRLFVGGIPVQPEPPLEYNHVFSMEGLLDHYSDPSTIIRGGKLQEVESLTELEKIYFERFGPLEAFHTSGGTSTLLKSFPTIETLEYKTIRYPGHAEKMKLLVDLNLTGSSHVVDVGGVKVKTRDVLLKSIDPILDLKDKDDAVLLRVMVGGRKAEKEKHYQYEMVTYKDRTSKVTAMARATANTISVVAQMIGNDKISKRGVCPPETIVPGDLYIKEMSERGVVIQEKTEG, from the coding sequence ATGAAAGTAGCTGTATTAGGGTCTGGACTAATGGGGAAAGAAGCGGCACGAGATTTAGTGCAAAGCGGCGGAGTTGAGAAGGTCGGTCTCGCAGACATCGATGTGAAACGAGCAGCTGAGGTTTGTGATTCACTGGGTTCATCGAAAATCGAAGCTTTCAAGATCGATGCTGGAAACACTGAAGAGCTTGCGAATTTCTTGAAAAATTATGATGTCATTATCAATGCCTTGTTCTATTCGTTTAATGAGATTGTAGCCAGGACAGCCATCGAAGTCGGTGTCCACTCTGTCGATTTAGGTGGTCACATCGGTCATATCACCGATAAAGTATTGGAGCTTGATGACAAAGCGAAAAATTCAGGTGTGACGGTGATTCCGGATTTAGGGGTCGCTCCAGGTATGATCAATATATTAGCGGGCTTCGGCGCGAGTAAACTGGACCAGCTTGAATCGATTCGTCTCTTTGTAGGAGGCATCCCTGTCCAGCCGGAACCCCCGCTTGAATACAACCATGTTTTTTCCATGGAAGGATTGTTGGATCACTACTCAGATCCATCTACAATCATTCGTGGAGGGAAACTGCAGGAAGTAGAATCCCTGACAGAACTGGAGAAAATCTACTTTGAACGGTTCGGGCCGTTAGAGGCCTTCCACACCTCTGGCGGAACGTCGACGTTGTTAAAATCCTTTCCGACGATTGAGACGTTAGAATATAAAACCATCCGCTATCCAGGGCACGCAGAAAAAATGAAACTGCTTGTAGACTTGAACTTGACCGGCAGCAGTCATGTCGTCGATGTGGGCGGGGTCAAAGTGAAAACGCGTGATGTTTTATTAAAATCGATCGATCCGATTTTGGATCTGAAAGATAAAGACGATGCTGTGTTACTGCGAGTGATGGTCGGCGGCAGGAAAGCAGAAAAAGAGAAGCACTACCAATACGAGATGGTCACATATAAAGATCGGACGAGTAAGGTAACAGCAATGGCGCGCGCGACAGCCAATACGATATCGGTCGTCGCGCAAATGATCGGTAATGATAAAATCAGCAAGCGCGGAGTTTGTCCTCCAGAGACGATCGTACCAGGCGATTTATACATTAAAGAAATGTCTGAACGAGGCGTTGTGATTCAGGAGAAAACCGAAGGCTGA
- a CDS encoding DUF2975 domain-containing protein — translation MKDGTTLFLKLAVILIGTPVLALCIFFVPGIADYAGEVFPDIAFMKYLVFVYLYVTAIPFYFALYQAFKLLNYIDNNKAFSDLSVKALKVIKHCAITISVLYVIFMPLLYIIAEADDAPGLIVIGMVIIFASTVISVFAAVLQRLLQDAIHIKSENDLTV, via the coding sequence GTGAAAGATGGAACAACATTATTTTTGAAATTGGCTGTCATTCTTATCGGGACGCCCGTTCTTGCTTTGTGTATATTTTTTGTACCTGGCATTGCGGATTATGCAGGAGAAGTCTTCCCTGATATTGCATTTATGAAATATCTTGTTTTCGTATATTTATATGTGACAGCGATCCCTTTTTATTTTGCTCTTTATCAAGCTTTCAAACTATTGAACTATATCGATAACAATAAAGCTTTCTCGGATTTATCAGTAAAAGCTTTGAAGGTCATCAAACACTGTGCGATTACGATAAGTGTTTTATACGTCATCTTTATGCCGCTCTTATATATTATAGCGGAGGCCGATGATGCCCCGGGTCTCATAGTAATTGGTATGGTCATCATCTTTGCTTCAACGGTGATTTCAGTCTTTGCGGCCGTCCTCCAAAGACTTTTGCAAGATGCGATTCATATAAAATCAGAAAATGATTTAACGGTCTGA
- a CDS encoding helix-turn-helix domain-containing protein: MTIIINIDVMLAKRKMSVTELSEKVGITMANLSILKNGKAKAVRFSTLEGICKALDCQPGDILEYKSENDH, encoded by the coding sequence ATGACAATAATAATCAATATTGATGTGATGTTGGCGAAGAGGAAAATGAGCGTAACAGAGCTTTCGGAGAAGGTTGGAATTACGATGGCGAATCTATCTATATTGAAAAATGGAAAAGCGAAGGCCGTCCGTTTCTCAACATTAGAGGGGATATGTAAGGCATTGGATTGTCAGCCTGGAGATATATTGGAATACAAGAGTGAAAATGATCATTAG
- a CDS encoding DUF817 domain-containing protein, which translates to MRPLKQLIRFGREQALSCLFPVVIFASLAITKIVPLPILPRYDWLLIISLLMQWMMVRSGLETRDELKVISLFHLIGLALELFKVHMGSWSYPEEGYSKVFGVPLYSGFMYASVASYLCQAWRRLKVDLIKWPPFWMVVPLAAAIYLNFFTHHYWIDIRWWLSGLVVVVFWQSWVIYEVGGARYRMPIALSFVLIGFFIWIAENIATYFGAWEYPNQADAWSLVHIGKMSSWLLLVIVSFLIVATLKRVKAKDRIV; encoded by the coding sequence ATGAGACCGTTAAAACAGCTCATTCGTTTCGGCCGGGAACAAGCCCTGTCCTGTTTGTTTCCTGTCGTTATCTTTGCTTCTCTGGCTATTACAAAAATAGTTCCACTCCCCATTCTGCCTAGATATGACTGGCTCCTGATCATCAGTCTCCTCATGCAGTGGATGATGGTGCGTTCAGGACTTGAAACACGAGATGAACTGAAGGTGATTTCGTTATTTCACCTCATAGGTCTTGCACTTGAGTTATTTAAAGTGCATATGGGCTCATGGTCTTATCCAGAAGAAGGATATTCCAAGGTATTTGGAGTGCCATTGTACAGTGGGTTCATGTATGCAAGTGTAGCGAGTTATCTTTGCCAGGCATGGAGACGGTTGAAAGTCGATCTTATTAAATGGCCGCCATTTTGGATGGTCGTCCCTCTTGCAGCAGCAATCTATTTGAATTTTTTCACCCACCATTATTGGATAGACATTCGCTGGTGGTTATCCGGCCTTGTCGTCGTTGTTTTTTGGCAGTCTTGGGTCATATACGAGGTTGGCGGGGCTCGCTACCGTATGCCAATCGCCCTGTCTTTTGTTCTCATCGGATTCTTCATATGGATAGCTGAAAATATCGCTACATACTTCGGTGCCTGGGAATATCCAAACCAGGCTGATGCATGGAGTCTTGTCCATATAGGGAAGATGAGTTCATGGCTTTTATTAGTGATCGTCAGCTTTTTGATCGTTGCCACGTTAAAGCGGGTAAAAGCGAAGGATCGGATAGTATAG
- the dcuS gene encoding DcuS/MalK family sensor histidine kinase, translating to MNKARFKLSTMIIFYVLLVVLFSLLITDLLITESTSNNIREQLEEKALIVSRMVAESEIVQDELQSSSENQNVQDYAMRIQEASDVMFVVIMNMEGVRQSHPNPELIGKQFVGGDEARVLNGEEYISVSEGTLGQSVRAFTPIIADNGEQVGAVSIGISLDALEASQQSSHRNILIGSLVGALVGVIGAYLLARYIKKNMFGLEPVAIARIHEERNRMLHSVREGIIAVDADAKITLVNKSARDIFKKAGLEGEDPIGLEVSEYLPHSMLQRVLHTGEAETDEEQIINGSSIIVNRVPLVVNDEVVGAISTFRDKTEVNQLAEQLTGVRLYAESLRAQSHEFKNKLHVLLGMAELESFDEVKSYIKRLVNHQIHEADIMTNKMKDPVLAGFMIGKLSYAREQNIRLSVNCETVIPAASDESVTHELVTIIGNLLDNAIESLEGKEEKRISLVLSYVDELLEIDVSDTGSGIQEVPQQEIFQKGVSTKGNDRGYGLYLVKSSVESLGGSLEIESEANKGTDFSVIIPYEAEVEQA from the coding sequence ATGAACAAAGCGCGATTTAAACTGAGTACCATGATAATTTTCTATGTACTTTTGGTGGTCTTGTTTTCATTATTGATCACAGATCTTCTAATCACGGAGAGTACAAGCAATAATATACGGGAGCAGCTTGAAGAGAAGGCACTGATCGTTTCCCGGATGGTAGCGGAATCAGAAATCGTTCAAGATGAATTGCAAAGCTCTTCAGAGAATCAAAACGTTCAGGATTATGCTATGAGAATACAAGAAGCATCAGATGTTATGTTTGTAGTCATTATGAATATGGAAGGAGTTCGTCAGTCTCACCCCAATCCAGAATTGATCGGCAAGCAATTTGTCGGAGGTGACGAGGCGAGAGTCTTAAACGGAGAAGAGTACATATCTGTATCTGAAGGAACGTTAGGGCAATCCGTTCGGGCCTTTACACCAATTATCGCAGACAACGGGGAACAGGTCGGGGCAGTGTCAATAGGGATCTCACTTGATGCACTTGAAGCATCGCAGCAAAGCAGCCATCGGAATATCCTGATCGGCTCCTTAGTCGGGGCGCTTGTAGGTGTGATCGGGGCATATCTGTTGGCGCGGTATATTAAGAAAAACATGTTCGGACTTGAACCTGTAGCGATTGCGCGAATCCATGAGGAGCGAAACCGTATGCTTCACTCTGTCCGGGAGGGGATAATTGCCGTAGATGCCGATGCCAAAATCACCCTTGTCAATAAATCAGCACGGGACATTTTTAAAAAAGCAGGACTTGAAGGTGAAGACCCGATCGGGCTTGAGGTTTCCGAGTACCTGCCACATTCTATGCTCCAGAGAGTACTGCACACAGGCGAGGCAGAAACCGATGAAGAGCAGATCATTAACGGATCATCCATTATCGTGAACCGGGTTCCTCTGGTCGTAAACGATGAAGTGGTCGGTGCGATCTCAACATTCCGAGATAAAACCGAAGTCAACCAACTGGCTGAGCAGCTGACAGGTGTAAGATTATATGCCGAATCGCTTCGTGCTCAATCCCATGAATTTAAGAATAAGCTGCATGTCCTGCTGGGTATGGCTGAATTGGAATCATTTGATGAGGTGAAGTCCTATATCAAACGGCTGGTTAATCACCAAATCCATGAAGCGGATATCATGACGAATAAAATGAAGGATCCTGTTCTCGCTGGATTTATGATTGGCAAGCTCAGCTATGCTCGTGAACAAAACATCCGATTATCTGTGAATTGTGAAACCGTTATTCCAGCAGCAAGTGATGAATCGGTGACCCATGAATTAGTCACGATTATAGGAAACCTGCTGGATAATGCAATTGAAAGTCTGGAAGGAAAGGAAGAGAAGCGCATTTCTCTTGTCTTATCTTATGTAGATGAATTGCTGGAAATTGATGTGAGTGACACAGGAAGCGGAATTCAAGAAGTGCCCCAGCAGGAGATCTTTCAAAAAGGAGTGTCGACGAAAGGAAATGACAGGGGTTATGGGCTGTATCTTGTAAAATCGAGTGTAGAATCCCTCGGCGGCTCCCTGGAGATTGAGTCCGAAGCAAATAAAGGAACGGATTTCAGCGTCATCATTCCCTATGAAGCGGAGGTGGAACAGGCATGA
- a CDS encoding response regulator, whose amino-acid sequence MIHVLIVEDDPMVADLNKKYVEQVDGFHLAAMAANVEEALRYLDEYDVDLILLDVYMPGRNGLQLLKDLREKDERVDVILITAASEKEQIQKSLRLGAVDYLIKPFEFERLQGALIKYKENYAVFQDKENVGQDEIDRIFIAQENRQEKNRIQVPKGLTQNTLELILRIIRKKENRAFSTDEIAQDTEVSRVSIRKYLKFLKEIDFLEETLVYGVGRPVYQYQIKNTDDLDLEFYH is encoded by the coding sequence ATGATTCATGTGCTGATTGTAGAAGATGATCCGATGGTCGCTGACTTGAATAAAAAATATGTGGAGCAAGTAGATGGGTTTCACCTTGCAGCTATGGCAGCCAATGTTGAAGAAGCTCTCAGATATTTAGATGAATATGATGTAGATTTAATCCTTCTTGACGTTTATATGCCTGGAAGGAACGGATTACAATTGCTTAAAGATCTTCGGGAAAAAGATGAACGAGTCGATGTTATTCTCATCACGGCTGCTTCGGAAAAAGAACAAATCCAAAAATCGCTGAGACTTGGCGCGGTTGATTATTTAATCAAACCTTTTGAGTTCGAGCGTCTTCAAGGAGCATTGATCAAATATAAAGAGAATTATGCCGTTTTTCAAGATAAAGAAAACGTAGGTCAGGATGAGATTGATCGAATTTTCATCGCACAGGAGAATCGTCAAGAGAAAAACCGTATTCAGGTGCCGAAAGGTTTGACGCAAAATACACTGGAACTGATCTTACGTATCATCCGAAAGAAAGAGAATAGGGCGTTTTCAACCGATGAAATTGCGCAGGATACAGAGGTTTCACGAGTCTCTATACGGAAATATTTAAAGTTTTTAAAAGAGATAGACTTTCTGGAGGAGACACTGGTCTATGGAGTAGGTAGACCTGTTTATCAATATCAAATTAAAAATACGGATGATTTGGACCTCGAGTTCTATCATTAA